The DNA segment GATAGGTGTGCGAGACGACGCAATCCGAGTTGCCGAGCTTGGTGCAGAGCTGCATGGCGCCCTGGCGGGCCTCCTCCTCCGAGAATTTTCCGGTGCTGCTGCCGATGTCCCCGCTGGACGGGGAGGTCGCGATCGCGCCCCAGGTCTTGATCCACTCGCCCGTCGGCCGCGGAGGGGCTTCCCCGCCGCCACCGCTCGGCCCGCAAAGCGCGCTGCCGGCCGCCACGCCCGAGGGGCATGCGGTCTGGGCGAAGGCGCCCAAGGAGATCAGGCAGGAAACGGCGGCGAAGCCGAGGGAGAGGGGGAATTTCATGGCGGCTCCAATGCAGGGCTGGAGGGAACGGTCCCGAAGCACGCTGCAAGCGTAACCGCTTCGCATCCCGGACACGGCGACCAGCGTACCGATCAAGGCGCCTCGATGTATCCAGCGGCAAGGTTATGCAACGCCAGGAAACAGATGTTTACACATCGAGCTCCGTCGATAGCATGGCCCGTTCAAACCAAAGGAGGAACAGGCAAGGCATGGACATCGACAAAACCGGAAAAGTGCAGCATCCACGTGTGCGGCTCGCGATCCACGGAGCCATCCAGCGCGGCGAGATGAAGGTGATCAACGGCATCATCGTCCACCAGACGGGGGCCTCCACGGCGCAGTCTTCATTCAACAGCTACAAGACGGCCAACCCCAACGGAGCGCACTTCCTCATCGACAAGGACGGCACGATCTACCAGACGGCTTCCATCTACCAGAAGACCCACCACGTGGGTTTCATCAAGTCGCGCTGCATGGAGGAGCACAAGTGCACGCCGGCCGAGGTCGCCGCGCTCAAGGGCAAGACCGTGGGCCGCCAGATCGGCACGGTGGAAAAGCAAAAGCCCTTCCCCAAGCGGTACCCGGACAACAACGACTCCATCGGCATCGAGATCGTCTCGGGGGTGCAGGGCCAGACCTTCGACGCCGTGACGGGCGCGCAGCAGGTCTCGCTGACGTGGCTGACCGCGCAGCTCACGTCCACGCTGGGCATCTCCACGCGCGAGATCTACCGGCATCCCCAGGTTTCCTGGAAGAACGCAACCGAAGCGAGTACGGCGCAATGGTGAAACGACACGCAACCCTTCTCGCACTCGCCTGCTTCGCGGCAGTGCCGGCCTCCACCCTGGCCGCCGAATCCTGGATGCGCGCGCAGGTGGAGGCCCTGCCCGCCTCGGTGCGCCAGGTGCTGCCCTGCGGGCAGTGGACGGAAGCGTCCCGGCAGGGCACCTACCGCGTGGTGGAGGCGAACGTGAACGAAGGCGCGGGCAGCGAGCTCTACGTGCAGTGGGTGACCGACCCGCTGCAGGGCGACCCGTCGCGCATCACGAAGACCGTCGCCTTTGCCGAGCTGAACGACGACCACAGCCAATACCGATTCGAATCCGTGCAGTGCCGCGCGCGCGGCGCGGCGATCGAGATCACGGTGAAGGCCCGCTACGAGCACGACGAGGACGACCGGCTGCGCACGTTCACCGTGCGCGTGGAGCCGGGGGGCGGCTACCGCGTGAACGAAGCCGGAGCCCGGAAACGCCGCTAGCGGCCGCTGCGGGCAAAGGCCGAAGCGCGCGCGAGCTGCTCGTCGCCCGGGCGTACGCCGGTGTACAGGACGAACTGCTCGGCCGCCTGCAGGGCGATCACCTCGGCGCCGGTGATGACGGGACGGCCCTGGCGCCGGGCCTCGGCGATCAGCGGGGTTTCCGCCGGCATCGCCACCACGTCGAACACCCAGGCCGCGGCGGCCACCTGGTCCGGCGTGAACGCCGTCGCTCCGGTTTCGCCCCCGCCCTCCATGCCGATGGGCGTGGCATTGACCAGCAGGCCGGCCTCGATGGCGCCCGATTCGTCCTGCCAGCCGTAGCCATGGGCGGCGGCCAGCGAACGGCCCACGGCCTCGTTGCGGGCCACGACCACGCCCTGGGCGAAGCCTTCGTCGACGATGGCGGCCAGTACCGCGCGGGCCATGCCGCCGCTGCCGCGCAAGGCCACCCGCAGGCCGCGCGGCACCGCATGGCGCTGCAGCAGCGACCGCACGGCCAGGTAGTCGGTGTTGTAGGCCACGAGGCGGCCGCCGCCGTTCACCAGCGTGTTCACCGACTGCAGCCGCGCCGCCGACGGGGACAACACGTCGGCCAGCGGAATCACGGCCTCCTTGAAAGGCATGGAGATCGCGCAGCCGCGCACGCCCAGGGCCCGGATGCCGGCGATGGCGGCCGGAAGGTCGGTGGTGGAGAAGGCCTTGTAGACGTAGTCCAGGCCCAGTTCCTCGTACAGGAAATTGTGGAAGCGCGTGCCGAAGTTGCCGGGCCGCGCACTCAGGGACATGCACAGCTGCGTATCCCGGGTCAGGCGCAGCGTCATGCTGCGGCCCCTGGCGCCGCCAGGCGCTTCTTGAACAGGCCGAGCGCCAGCGCCGTCACCACCGTGCCGGCCAGGATGGCAGCGGCATACAGCACCACGTGGTTCACGGCGTTGGGAATGGCCAGCACGAACACGCCGCCGTGCGGGGCCTGCAGGCCGATGTTCCAGGCCATCGAGAGGCCCCCGGCCACCGCGGAGCCCAGCACGCACGCCGGGATCACGCGCAGCGGGTCGCGCGCCACGAAGGGAATGGCGCCTTCGGTGATGAAGGCCAGGCCCAGCACGGCGGAGGCCTTGGAGGCTTCGCGCTCTTCGGCGGTGAAGCGGCTCTTGAACAGCCAGCAGGCCAGGGCGATGCCCAGCGGCGGCGTCATGCCGGCAGCCATGGCGGCGGCCATGGGGTTGGCCACGCCGCTGGCGATCAGGGTGGTGGAGAAGACGTAGGCCGCCTTGTTCACCGGCCCGCCCATGTCGAAGGCCATCATGGCGCCCAGGATCACGCCCAGCAGCACGGCGCTGCCGGTCTGCAGGCCCTTGAGCCAGTCGGTCAGCGCGCCCATCACGGCGGCCATGGGCGCGCCGATCACCATCATCATCAGCACGCCGACGATGGCCGCGCCCAATAGCGGCAGGATCAGCACGGGCTTGAGCCCGTCCAGCCCCCGCGGCAGGCGGATGAAGCGGTTCAGCCAGTGCACGGAATAGCCCGCGATGAAGCCTGCCGCGATGGCGCCCAGGAAGCCCGCGCCCACGGTACCAGCCAGCATGCCGCCGATCATGCCGGGCGCGATGCCGGGCCGGTCGGCGATGGAATAGGCGATATAGCCCGCCAGCGCAGGCAGCATGAGCGCGAAACCCGCCTTGGCGCCGACCTGGAACAGCACCCAGCCCAGCGTGCCCTTGTGCGCGTCGTCATAGACGTAGATGCCGCCCAGCGCGAAGGCCAGCGCGATCAGCAGGCCGCCCGCCACCACGAAGGGCAGCATGAACG comes from the Paracidovorax avenae ATCC 19860 genome and includes:
- a CDS encoding DUF4189 domain-containing protein, with amino-acid sequence MKFPLSLGFAAVSCLISLGAFAQTACPSGVAAGSALCGPSGGGGEAPPRPTGEWIKTWGAIATSPSSGDIGSSTGKFSEEEARQGAMQLCTKLGNSDCVVSHTYRNQCVAVVDSSKSTSGRAIGKIISAVSIPAAQERALEDCRKAGGTECKVRGTDCSKPYFHKY
- a CDS encoding fructose-specific PTS transporter subunit EIIC, which gives rise to MAQLIAIAASQAGPAHSFMVAEALRAAAESLGHRIAVSVHSSLGTQGGFSDGELAAAAAAIIAADMPVDRQDLLGTAAAPVHEAAPQEVLADAERVVRAALARAGGASAPAAASLPSAAPAAASPATAAPQDGPLRIVAITSCPTGVAHTFMAAEALEQGARALGHTIKVETQGSVGAQNALTAGEIAEADLVVIAADTQVNRDRFAGKRLYATGTKAAIHDAAAVFAQARAQAQVWGGSAPAAPAAGGTAAATPAAAGKRESTGAYKHLMTGVSFMLPFVVAGGLLIALAFALGGIYVYDDAHKGTLGWVLFQVGAKAGFALMLPALAGYIAYSIADRPGIAPGMIGGMLAGTVGAGFLGAIAAGFIAGYSVHWLNRFIRLPRGLDGLKPVLILPLLGAAIVGVLMMMVIGAPMAAVMGALTDWLKGLQTGSAVLLGVILGAMMAFDMGGPVNKAAYVFSTTLIASGVANPMAAAMAAGMTPPLGIALACWLFKSRFTAEEREASKASAVLGLAFITEGAIPFVARDPLRVIPACVLGSAVAGGLSMAWNIGLQAPHGGVFVLAIPNAVNHVVLYAAAILAGTVVTALALGLFKKRLAAPGAAA
- a CDS encoding peptidoglycan recognition protein family protein, which encodes MDIDKTGKVQHPRVRLAIHGAIQRGEMKVINGIIVHQTGASTAQSSFNSYKTANPNGAHFLIDKDGTIYQTASIYQKTHHVGFIKSRCMEEHKCTPAEVAALKGKTVGRQIGTVEKQKPFPKRYPDNNDSIGIEIVSGVQGQTFDAVTGAQQVSLTWLTAQLTSTLGISTREIYRHPQVSWKNATEASTAQW
- a CDS encoding shikimate 5-dehydrogenase, whose product is MTLRLTRDTQLCMSLSARPGNFGTRFHNFLYEELGLDYVYKAFSTTDLPAAIAGIRALGVRGCAISMPFKEAVIPLADVLSPSAARLQSVNTLVNGGGRLVAYNTDYLAVRSLLQRHAVPRGLRVALRGSGGMARAVLAAIVDEGFAQGVVVARNEAVGRSLAAAHGYGWQDESGAIEAGLLVNATPIGMEGGGETGATAFTPDQVAAAAWVFDVVAMPAETPLIAEARRQGRPVITGAEVIALQAAEQFVLYTGVRPGDEQLARASAFARSGR